A stretch of Exiguobacterium sp. BMC-KP DNA encodes these proteins:
- the dnaJ gene encoding molecular chaperone DnaJ, protein MEKRDYYEVLGVARDASSAEIKRAYRKLARTYHPDVNKEADADAKFKELSEAYEVLSDDNKRARYDQFGHQDPSQGGGGFSGAEGFGDIFDMFFGGGRRQDPNAPRKGQDLQYVEEIDFMESVTGVEKTITIPVEEDCGTCHGSGAKPGTHPETCKRCGGSGHINVEQNTMFGRVVNQTTCSTCHGRGQIVKEPCETCRGAGRVRKNKDVRVKIPAGIDNGQQIRLAGKGEAGVNGGPAGDLYVVVRVAAHELFERVDDHIVMDMPLTFAQATLGDEIEVPTVHGKVSLKIPAGTQTGSRFRLRGKGMPNVRSGHHGDQYVNVVVITPKNLTERQKELLREFNEISDEKGVEEQHEGVFSRIKTFFTG, encoded by the coding sequence GTGGAAAAACGCGATTATTATGAAGTACTAGGCGTCGCGCGCGATGCCTCATCAGCGGAAATCAAACGCGCGTACCGTAAGCTTGCTCGGACGTACCACCCGGACGTCAATAAGGAAGCAGATGCGGATGCGAAATTTAAGGAACTATCGGAAGCGTATGAAGTGTTATCCGATGACAATAAACGAGCACGTTACGACCAATTCGGTCACCAAGATCCATCACAAGGTGGCGGTGGATTCAGTGGAGCTGAAGGATTCGGAGACATCTTCGACATGTTCTTCGGTGGCGGACGTCGTCAAGATCCAAATGCCCCACGTAAAGGGCAGGATTTACAATATGTCGAAGAAATCGACTTCATGGAATCGGTCACAGGTGTCGAGAAGACAATCACGATCCCAGTCGAAGAAGATTGCGGCACATGTCACGGTTCGGGTGCTAAACCAGGAACACATCCGGAAACATGTAAACGATGCGGTGGTTCGGGGCATATCAACGTCGAACAAAACACAATGTTCGGTCGTGTTGTCAACCAAACAACGTGTTCGACATGTCATGGCCGTGGACAAATCGTCAAGGAGCCATGTGAAACATGTCGTGGAGCCGGTCGCGTCCGTAAAAACAAAGATGTCCGTGTCAAAATTCCAGCAGGGATCGACAATGGGCAACAAATCCGCTTAGCAGGTAAAGGGGAAGCCGGCGTCAACGGTGGACCAGCAGGTGACCTGTATGTCGTCGTCCGTGTCGCAGCACACGAACTGTTCGAACGCGTCGACGATCATATCGTCATGGATATGCCACTTACATTCGCGCAAGCAACACTCGGTGATGAGATTGAAGTGCCGACCGTTCACGGTAAGGTCAGCTTGAAGATTCCAGCCGGAACACAGACAGGTTCACGATTCCGTCTCCGCGGAAAAGGGATGCCGAATGTCCGGTCCGGTCATCATGGCGATCAATACGTCAACGTCGTTGTCATCACGCCGAAGAACCTGACGGAACGTCAAAAAGAACTACTACGCGAATTCAATGAAATTAGCGATGAAAAAGGTGTCGAAGAGCAACACGAAGGTGTCTTCAGCCGAATCAAGACATTCTTCACAGGGTGA
- the grpE gene encoding nucleotide exchange factor GrpE yields the protein MEEKEQNQNLQQDENVTEPTDTVEVTEEEVIQADLVEDEKPNFEAQLAEAKASELRLRADFENFKRRNRVEAENRAKYSSQAIVEKLLPLVDNLDRALQIETENDETKSVLAGVEMVKRQLVETLQNEGVVEIPAVGEAFDPNLHQAVVQEASEEHESGIVTAEFQKGYKLHDRVIRPSMVKVAE from the coding sequence GTGGAAGAAAAAGAACAGAATCAAAACCTCCAACAAGATGAAAACGTGACAGAGCCGACTGACACAGTCGAAGTCACAGAAGAAGAAGTCATTCAGGCGGATCTCGTCGAAGACGAGAAGCCAAACTTCGAAGCACAACTCGCAGAAGCAAAAGCTTCAGAGTTACGCCTCCGTGCAGATTTTGAGAACTTCAAACGTCGCAACCGCGTCGAAGCGGAGAACCGTGCGAAGTATTCCTCACAAGCGATCGTCGAAAAGCTATTGCCGCTCGTCGATAACTTAGACCGCGCACTTCAAATCGAGACAGAAAACGATGAGACGAAATCCGTCTTAGCTGGCGTTGAAATGGTAAAACGTCAACTCGTTGAAACACTTCAAAACGAAGGTGTCGTTGAGATTCCTGCCGTCGGAGAAGCGTTTGATCCGAACCTGCACCAAGCAGTCGTTCAAGAAGCAAGTGAAGAACACGAATCAGGTATCGTCACTGCTGAATTCCAAAAAGGGTACAAATTGCACGATCGTGTAATTCGTCCAAGTATGGTTAAAGTAGCTGAGTAA
- the dnaK gene encoding molecular chaperone DnaK — MAKIIGIDLGTTNSCVAVMEGGEPVVIANAEGNRTTPSVVAFKNGERQVGEVAKRQAITNPNTIMSIKRHMGTDYKVEVEGKDYTPQEVSAIILQKLKAQAEDYLGEKVTEAVITVPAYFNDAERQATKDAGTIAGLDVKRIINEPTAAALAYGLEKGEDHTILIYDLGGGTFDVSILELGDGVFEVVSTAGDSRLGGDDFDQKIIDHLVAEFKKENGIDLAQDKMALQRLKDAAEKAKKDLSGVSSTQISLPFITAGASGPLHLEMTLSRAKFDDLTADLVERTMEPTRRAMNDAGLTPDKIDKIILVGGSTRIPAVQKAIQDFTGKESFKGVNPDEVVALGAAVQGGVLTGDVKDVVLLDVTPLSLGIETMGGVMTKLIDRNTTIPTSKSQVFSTAADSQPAVDIHVLQGERPMAADNKTLGRFQLTDIPPAPRGVPQIEVKFDIDANGIVNVSAKDLGTNKEQSITIQSSSGLTEADIEQMVKDAEANADADNKRKEEVELRNEADQLVFATDKAIKDLGEQVADADKEKAEAAKEKVTKALEGTDIEAIRAAKDELSTVVQELTQKVYENMAQQQAGAEGAQAGGQDDNVMDAEFEEVDEKDNK, encoded by the coding sequence ATGGCAAAAATCATTGGTATTGACTTAGGTACAACGAACTCATGTGTTGCAGTAATGGAAGGTGGCGAACCTGTCGTCATCGCTAACGCAGAAGGAAACCGTACGACACCATCTGTCGTCGCGTTCAAAAATGGCGAGCGTCAAGTAGGGGAAGTTGCAAAACGTCAAGCAATCACAAACCCGAACACGATCATGTCGATCAAACGTCATATGGGTACAGACTATAAAGTAGAAGTCGAAGGCAAAGACTACACGCCACAAGAAGTCTCTGCGATCATCCTTCAAAAATTAAAAGCACAAGCGGAAGACTACCTCGGTGAAAAAGTCACAGAAGCTGTCATCACAGTACCAGCTTACTTCAACGATGCAGAACGCCAAGCGACTAAAGACGCTGGTACGATTGCTGGTCTTGATGTAAAACGGATCATCAACGAGCCTACAGCGGCAGCACTTGCATACGGTCTCGAAAAAGGCGAAGATCACACAATCCTCATCTATGACCTTGGTGGCGGTACGTTCGACGTATCGATCCTCGAACTTGGTGACGGAGTCTTTGAAGTTGTTTCAACTGCTGGTGACAGCCGTCTTGGTGGAGATGATTTCGACCAAAAAATCATCGATCATCTCGTTGCAGAATTCAAAAAAGAAAACGGCATCGATCTTGCTCAAGACAAAATGGCGCTTCAACGTTTGAAAGATGCAGCTGAAAAAGCGAAAAAAGACCTTTCAGGTGTTTCTTCAACACAAATCAGCCTTCCGTTCATCACAGCTGGTGCATCAGGTCCACTTCACTTGGAAATGACACTTTCACGTGCGAAATTCGATGATCTCACAGCAGATCTCGTTGAACGTACGATGGAACCAACACGCCGTGCTATGAACGATGCAGGTCTGACACCAGACAAAATCGATAAAATCATCCTCGTTGGTGGTTCAACTCGTATTCCTGCAGTTCAAAAAGCAATCCAAGACTTCACTGGCAAAGAATCGTTCAAAGGGGTTAACCCGGATGAAGTCGTTGCCCTCGGTGCAGCGGTTCAAGGTGGCGTATTGACAGGGGATGTTAAAGACGTCGTTCTTCTCGACGTAACTCCACTTTCACTCGGTATCGAGACAATGGGTGGCGTGATGACGAAATTGATCGACCGTAACACGACGATCCCAACTTCAAAATCACAAGTCTTCTCAACTGCAGCAGACAGCCAACCAGCTGTTGATATCCACGTCCTCCAAGGGGAACGTCCGATGGCAGCAGATAACAAAACGCTCGGTCGCTTCCAATTGACGGACATTCCACCAGCACCACGTGGCGTGCCACAAATCGAAGTTAAATTCGACATCGATGCGAACGGTATCGTTAACGTTTCTGCAAAAGATCTCGGAACAAACAAAGAACAGTCAATCACGATCCAATCATCAAGCGGTTTGACTGAAGCGGACATCGAGCAAATGGTCAAAGATGCAGAAGCTAACGCAGATGCAGACAACAAGCGTAAAGAAGAAGTTGAATTACGCAACGAAGCAGACCAACTCGTCTTCGCAACAGACAAAGCGATCAAAGATCTTGGTGAGCAAGTCGCTGATGCTGATAAAGAAAAAGCAGAAGCAGCAAAAGAAAAAGTAACAAAAGCTCTCGAAGGAACAGACATCGAAGCAATCCGTGCTGCAAAAGACGAATTGTCGACAGTCGTTCAAGAGTTGACACAAAAAGTCTACGAGAACATGGCACAGCAACAAGCTGGCGCTGAAGGCGCACAAGCTGGTGGACAAGACGACAACGTCATGGACGCAGAGTTCGAAGAAGTCGACGAAAAAGACAACAAGTAA
- a CDS encoding GNAT family N-acetyltransferase: MKVQIITAKEVIPLRHEVLRPHQPREACIYPDDTLASTFHLGGIKEHQVVAIGSFSEQSHEQAPGATYQLRGMASSEQVRGEGYGRALIEEARRVLQERRVTAWWCNARVTALPFYERLGLVRVGEPFMIEGIGLHYVMIDRLNDN; this comes from the coding sequence ATGAAAGTTCAAATCATTACGGCGAAAGAGGTCATCCCTCTACGGCATGAAGTGTTGCGTCCCCATCAACCGCGTGAAGCGTGTATTTACCCAGACGATACGCTTGCCTCAACATTTCATCTTGGTGGAATAAAAGAGCATCAAGTTGTCGCGATTGGTAGCTTTTCTGAACAATCACATGAGCAAGCACCAGGAGCGACGTATCAACTCCGTGGAATGGCGTCGAGTGAACAAGTGCGTGGTGAAGGGTACGGGCGGGCATTGATTGAAGAAGCCCGTCGGGTATTACAGGAGAGACGAGTCACTGCGTGGTGGTGCAACGCTCGTGTCACAGCACTTCCTTTTTATGAGCGTCTTGGACTTGTGCGCGTTGGTGAACCTTTCATGATCGAAGGGATTGGTCTTCATTATGTAATGATTGATCGCCTGAATGACAACTAA
- the rpsT gene encoding 30S ribosomal protein S20: MANIKSAIKRVKTAEKRRVANVQRKSAMRSAIKAVETFAAEGNKDQAVLAFATASKKIDKAAAKGLIHSNKAGRDKSRLAKLVNAL; encoded by the coding sequence ATGGCTAACATTAAATCAGCAATCAAACGCGTTAAAACAGCTGAAAAACGCCGCGTCGCTAACGTACAACGTAAATCGGCAATGCGTTCAGCGATTAAAGCAGTCGAAACTTTCGCAGCTGAAGGTAACAAAGACCAAGCGGTCCTTGCTTTCGCTACAGCTTCTAAAAAAATCGACAAAGCTGCTGCTAAAGGTCTCATCCACAGCAACAAAGCTGGTCGTGACAAATCACGTCTCGCTAAACTCGTAAACGCACTTTAA
- the hemW gene encoding radical SAM family heme chaperone HemW: MGIRAAYVHIPFCEHICYYCDFNKVFLKNQPVDEYLDALEREIELTLKQYPTNHLETIFIGGGTPTALNEPQMQRLMEIIQKHLLPLTGDDLEYTVESNPDGVSEEKLDIMKAGGVNRVSFGVQSFDDGLLERIGRTHREAKVAQTLDAAAKRFDNISVDLMFGLPNQTLDQVRYDVTRALQLPITHISSYSLILEPHTVFAIQERKGKLPLPTQDLEAEMYQVMIETIEAGGYAQYEISNFAEVGKESRHNRVYWENDEYYGFGAGSHSYINQTRRANIAPIPHYIKAEGLPVRKETPLTNVERMEEEMFLGLRMKDGVSLERFQEKYGVAFKDVFGDVMKRLLPNGLVEQTETHIRLTPAGIPLANEVFAEFIGEAQVQ, from the coding sequence ATGGGAATACGCGCCGCATATGTCCACATCCCTTTTTGTGAACATATTTGTTATTACTGTGATTTCAATAAAGTCTTTTTAAAGAATCAGCCCGTCGATGAATACCTCGATGCACTCGAACGCGAAATCGAACTGACGCTGAAACAATATCCGACAAATCATCTCGAGACGATTTTCATCGGTGGCGGCACACCGACCGCTTTGAATGAACCGCAGATGCAACGGCTGATGGAAATCATCCAGAAGCATTTGTTGCCCCTAACAGGTGATGATTTAGAGTACACGGTCGAGTCGAATCCGGATGGTGTATCAGAAGAGAAACTCGATATCATGAAGGCGGGTGGTGTCAACCGCGTCAGTTTTGGTGTCCAGTCGTTTGATGACGGGTTGCTCGAACGCATCGGTCGGACGCACCGGGAAGCAAAAGTCGCGCAGACGCTCGACGCAGCAGCGAAACGGTTTGATAACATCTCCGTCGACTTGATGTTCGGGTTACCGAATCAGACGCTCGATCAGGTCCGCTACGACGTCACGCGGGCACTTCAATTGCCGATTACGCATATCTCATCGTATTCATTGATCTTAGAACCGCATACGGTCTTTGCGATTCAAGAGCGAAAAGGAAAATTACCACTGCCGACGCAAGATCTCGAGGCGGAGATGTATCAAGTGATGATTGAAACGATCGAAGCAGGCGGATATGCGCAGTATGAGATCTCGAACTTCGCGGAAGTTGGAAAAGAAAGTCGCCATAATCGCGTCTACTGGGAAAACGATGAGTACTATGGATTTGGTGCAGGCTCACACAGCTATATTAACCAGACGCGTCGTGCGAACATCGCGCCGATTCCGCACTATATCAAAGCGGAAGGTTTACCTGTTCGAAAAGAGACGCCGTTGACGAACGTCGAGCGGATGGAAGAAGAGATGTTCCTCGGTCTTCGAATGAAGGACGGCGTATCGCTCGAACGTTTCCAGGAGAAGTATGGAGTAGCGTTTAAAGATGTTTTTGGTGACGTCATGAAACGGTTGTTGCCAAACGGTCTTGTTGAACAAACGGAGACACATATCCGTTTGACGCCTGCTGGCATTCCGTTAGCGAACGAGGTCTTTGCGGAGTTTATTGGTGAAGCGCAAGTACAATGA
- the hrcA gene encoding heat-inducible transcriptional repressor HrcA codes for MLTDRQLLILRAIVDDYIKTAQPVGSRTLSKRDDVTFSSATIRNEMADLEEMGLIEKPHTSAGRIPSELGYRFYVDHLIRPESITPKEAQALKSLFAHSVNENDRLIRHTADLLSDLTHYTTLVLGPKEEGQRLHHLELIPLAEGRVVIVLVTETGHVEHKTLQLNQALSQEAASRLMERLNQTLRGTPLSALRSRLLEEIRRFRSEHSEQTVLLSKALDLVLTDQEERPFIYLGGKANMFDQPEFQDVAKLRPVLELIEQQEAVLDFLRPNLDNQILITIGSENNVDALKDCSVIRAHYSVDGVSIGTLALIGPKRMDYNRGINSIIHLLQAFQAELHKNNLD; via the coding sequence GTGCTGACGGATCGTCAATTGTTGATTTTACGTGCAATCGTCGATGATTACATCAAGACTGCTCAACCCGTCGGCTCACGGACGCTCTCGAAACGAGACGACGTGACGTTCAGTTCCGCGACCATTCGTAACGAGATGGCGGACCTCGAAGAGATGGGTCTGATTGAAAAGCCACACACTTCCGCAGGTCGGATTCCTTCCGAACTCGGATACCGTTTTTATGTCGACCATCTGATTCGTCCGGAAAGCATCACACCAAAAGAAGCGCAGGCATTGAAATCACTCTTTGCCCATTCCGTGAATGAGAATGATCGGTTGATTCGGCACACAGCAGACCTGTTGAGCGATTTAACCCATTACACGACGCTTGTACTTGGTCCAAAAGAAGAAGGGCAACGTCTGCATCATCTGGAATTGATTCCTCTTGCAGAAGGTCGTGTCGTCATCGTTCTCGTCACCGAGACGGGACATGTCGAGCACAAGACGTTGCAATTGAATCAAGCATTGTCTCAAGAAGCAGCGAGCCGGTTGATGGAACGTCTGAATCAGACGTTACGCGGTACGCCGCTCTCAGCCTTACGTAGTCGATTGCTTGAGGAAATCCGCCGATTCCGTTCAGAGCACTCTGAACAGACGGTCTTGCTCTCAAAAGCACTTGATCTCGTCTTGACGGATCAAGAGGAGCGACCGTTCATCTATCTCGGTGGAAAAGCCAACATGTTCGATCAGCCCGAATTTCAGGACGTTGCAAAACTACGACCGGTGCTCGAGTTGATCGAACAGCAAGAAGCCGTTCTCGATTTCCTACGACCAAATCTTGATAATCAAATCTTGATTACAATCGGTAGCGAGAACAACGTCGATGCATTAAAAGATTGTAGCGTCATCCGAGCTCACTATTCGGTTGATGGTGTCTCAATCGGAACACTTGCATTGATTGGACCAAAACGGATGGATTACAATCGGGGAATCAACTCGATTATCCATTTACTCCAAGCATTCCAAGCCGAATTGCATAAGAACAATTTGGATTGA
- the lepA gene encoding translation elongation factor 4 — MTNEDRLKRQKSIRNFSIIAHIDHGKSTLADRILEKTGALTSREMKDQTLDAMDLERERGITIKLNAVQLKYTAKDGEDYILHLIDTPGHVDFTYEVSRSLAACEGAVLVVDAAQGIEAQTLANVYLALDNDLEILPIINKIDLPSADVERVRQEIEDVIGLDASEAVPTSAKAGIGIEEILEQIVEKVPAPTGDPSAPLEALIFDSYYDAYRGVVASIRVVNGTVKVGDKIRMMSTGKDFEVLELAVATPKPLRQKELTVGDVGTLSASIKTVGDVRVGDTITLAKQPATEALPGYRKMNPMVYCGLYPIDAAKYNDLREALEKLQLSDAALEFEPETSQALGFGFRCGFLGMLHMEIIQERIEREFNIDMITTAPSVIYHVTTTAGEVLHVDNPSKMPDQQKVEFIEEPFVKAAVMTPNDYVGAIMELCQKKRGTFVDMQYIDTTRVKITYELPLSEIVYDFFDQLKSSTKGYASLDYELIGYQQSRLVKMDILLNNENVDALSFIVHRDFAYERGKVIVDKLKELIPRMQFEVPIQAAVGTKIVARSTIKALRKNVLAKCYGGDISRKRKLLEKQKEGKKRMKMVGSVEVPQEAFMSVLSMDED, encoded by the coding sequence ATGACGAATGAAGACCGTTTAAAGCGGCAGAAGAGTATTCGTAACTTCTCGATCATTGCCCATATCGATCACGGGAAGTCGACACTCGCTGACCGAATTTTAGAAAAAACTGGCGCGTTGACTTCGCGCGAAATGAAAGACCAGACACTTGATGCCATGGATCTCGAACGTGAGCGTGGAATCACGATTAAACTGAATGCTGTTCAATTGAAGTATACAGCAAAAGATGGGGAAGACTACATTCTTCATCTCATTGATACACCGGGACACGTCGACTTCACATACGAAGTTTCGCGTTCACTTGCAGCTTGTGAAGGGGCTGTCCTCGTCGTCGATGCGGCGCAAGGGATCGAAGCGCAGACGCTTGCGAACGTTTACTTAGCACTCGACAACGATCTCGAAATCCTTCCAATCATCAACAAAATCGATTTGCCTTCTGCAGACGTTGAACGCGTCCGTCAAGAAATCGAAGATGTCATCGGGCTCGATGCGTCTGAAGCCGTTCCGACATCCGCGAAAGCCGGAATCGGAATCGAAGAAATTTTGGAACAAATTGTTGAGAAAGTGCCAGCTCCGACGGGTGATCCGTCTGCACCGCTTGAAGCATTGATCTTCGACTCTTACTACGATGCTTACCGTGGTGTCGTTGCCTCGATTCGAGTCGTCAACGGAACAGTTAAGGTTGGCGATAAGATCCGGATGATGTCGACAGGTAAGGATTTTGAAGTCCTTGAACTCGCTGTCGCAACACCAAAACCGTTACGTCAGAAAGAATTGACGGTCGGTGATGTTGGAACGTTGTCGGCTTCGATCAAAACGGTTGGCGATGTACGTGTCGGGGATACGATCACGCTTGCGAAACAGCCGGCTACTGAAGCATTGCCGGGTTACCGGAAAATGAATCCGATGGTGTACTGTGGACTCTACCCAATCGATGCTGCGAAGTACAACGATTTACGAGAAGCGCTTGAAAAACTACAACTCAGTGACGCTGCGCTTGAATTCGAACCAGAGACATCACAAGCACTCGGATTCGGATTCCGTTGTGGATTCCTCGGGATGCTCCACATGGAGATTATCCAAGAACGGATCGAACGTGAGTTCAACATCGATATGATCACGACGGCACCGTCTGTTATCTATCACGTGACAACGACAGCAGGTGAAGTCTTGCACGTCGATAACCCATCGAAGATGCCGGATCAGCAAAAAGTTGAATTCATCGAAGAGCCGTTCGTTAAGGCTGCTGTCATGACACCGAATGATTACGTTGGTGCGATCATGGAGTTGTGCCAGAAGAAACGCGGAACATTCGTCGATATGCAATACATCGATACGACGCGTGTCAAAATCACGTATGAGTTACCGTTATCTGAGATCGTCTACGACTTCTTCGATCAGTTGAAATCGAGTACGAAAGGGTATGCGTCACTTGACTATGAATTGATTGGCTATCAACAGTCGCGTCTCGTCAAGATGGACATCCTCCTCAACAACGAGAACGTCGATGCGCTCAGCTTCATCGTTCACCGTGACTTTGCATACGAACGTGGGAAAGTCATCGTTGATAAGTTGAAGGAATTAATTCCACGAATGCAGTTCGAAGTGCCGATCCAAGCAGCGGTCGGAACGAAAATCGTCGCGCGTTCGACGATTAAAGCATTACGGAAGAACGTTCTTGCGAAATGTTACGGGGGAGATATCTCTCGGAAACGTAAGTTGCTCGAGAAGCAAAAAGAAGGTAAGAAACGCATGAAGATGGTAGGCTCAGTAGAGGTACCGCAAGAAGCCTTCATGTCCGTTCTATCCATGGACGAAGATTAA